The window CTTATAACGATCTACCAATACAGCAAACGCTTTGGTATCTCCTTCTAGGATTTGTTGGATGATTATTTGATCTTGGTTAGTGGTCATTTGCGCATTGGACGACAAAATAGCAGACATGGTTACAGCCTCTAGTAAAAAATATTTTGAAAAAGTTGTAACCATCATTTAAAAGTTGTCGTCTTAAGCATAAGAACACATAAAATTAATCAATTAAAAACAAACAATTATGGGATCAGAATTAATTATTTTACCAGTGATATTTGGTGCAATTTTCGGAGTATTTTATTTATACTTTTCTACTAGAAACAAAGAACGATTAGCACTTATTGAAAAAGGTGCAGACGCAAGTATTTTCACCAAAGCAAAGGGACACACTGCTCCAATATGGAAAGTACTCATTTTAAACTTAGCCTTATTATTAATGGGAATTGGCTTAGGTACTTTTATCGCTTCTTTATTAGATAGCTTCACGTCACTAGATGAGGACGCTATTTATCCTGCAACTATTTTCTTTATGGCTGGTGTTGGATTATTTATAGGATTCAATCTAACTAAAAATTTAGATAAAGAATAACACCTCTTACTCCTTCTACCTATAAAACTGCTAGCCAATCACTAGCAGTTTTTTTATTTTATAATGTATCTTTATATTTCTAATAAGGAAACCTTTTAAAAGATGAAAAACATTCTAGCTCTTTTTTGTTTGTGTATTGCATTTACTTCTTGTAAAGACGAAGTGAAAAAAGAAACTTCAGAAACAAAAAAAATAGTGAATTCCGAATTCAAAAACATGTTGGATACCTACTACCAAGATGGTTTAAAGCTAAATCCTATAGCTGCAACATTTGCTGGAGACAACCGATATAATGATAAAATGCCAAACTATTTGTCACCAATATACAAGGCAAAACAGAAAGCCTATTATACCAATTATAAAAATATTTTAAACAGGTACAAAGACGAAGACTTAAACGAAACCGAAAAATTAAGCAAAGCCACTTTAAATTGGGATATTAATATTAATCTTGCTGACTTAACTTTTAAAAAAGACCTCATGCCAATCGATCAAATGTGGTCGCCGCATTTAAATATCGGGCAACTTGCAAGTGGTTCTGGAGCACAACCTTTTGAGACGGTTACCGATTATAATAATTGGTTAAAACGCGTAGACGGTTATTTACTTTGGCTCGCTTCCGCGGAAAGCAATATGAAAGAAGGAATAAAAACGGGTTATGTTTTACCTAAATCCTTAATCACAAAAGTAATTCCGCAAATGGCAGCCATGGCGGAAGCTAATGTAGAAAAC is drawn from Lacinutrix sp. WUR7 and contains these coding sequences:
- a CDS encoding DUF6249 domain-containing protein, yielding MGSELIILPVIFGAIFGVFYLYFSTRNKERLALIEKGADASIFTKAKGHTAPIWKVLILNLALLLMGIGLGTFIASLLDSFTSLDEDAIYPATIFFMAGVGLFIGFNLTKNLDKE